In the Gemmatimonadaceae bacterium genome, one interval contains:
- a CDS encoding DUF1080 domain-containing protein has protein sequence MLRPPLALLALLLPSFAPTHAPTRPLVATRADDALLGRWDITIRAPNAEWPSWLELSHSGRDVMIGQFVGVVGSARPISRVAVHGDSLHFAIPPQWENGDADLVVDGRLTNGQLAGSMIFPDGKRYDWTGVRAPAMHRDHAPVWGAPIHLLHENDLGGWHATGGQSNQWVVVNGVLRSPHSGANIQTDQTFGDFKLHIEFRYPAGSNSGVYLHGRHEVQIEDDEQGSSAKDRFAGIYGFIAPSEITAKGPNKWQSYDVTLVGRFVTVVANGKRVICDQEIPGITGGAIDSNEGAPGPILLQGDHGPVEFRNIILTPAK, from the coding sequence ATGTTGCGACCGCCTCTAGCGCTTCTCGCGCTCCTCCTCCCCTCGTTCGCACCGACTCACGCGCCAACGCGACCGCTCGTGGCGACGCGAGCGGACGACGCACTGCTCGGCCGCTGGGACATCACCATCCGCGCGCCAAACGCTGAGTGGCCCTCGTGGCTCGAGCTCAGCCACTCGGGTCGCGACGTCATGATCGGGCAGTTCGTTGGCGTCGTCGGAAGCGCGCGTCCGATTTCGCGCGTCGCCGTTCATGGCGACTCCTTGCACTTCGCGATCCCACCGCAATGGGAGAATGGCGACGCGGATCTCGTCGTCGATGGTCGCCTAACGAATGGCCAGCTCGCGGGCAGCATGATCTTTCCCGACGGAAAGCGCTACGACTGGACCGGCGTTCGCGCGCCAGCCATGCACCGCGACCACGCACCCGTGTGGGGCGCGCCGATTCACCTGCTTCACGAAAATGACCTCGGCGGCTGGCATGCCACCGGCGGTCAGAGCAATCAGTGGGTCGTCGTCAACGGCGTACTGCGCAGCCCACACTCGGGCGCCAACATTCAGACCGATCAGACGTTCGGCGATTTCAAGTTGCACATCGAGTTCCGCTATCCGGCCGGGAGCAACAGCGGTGTGTATCTCCACGGCCGGCACGAGGTGCAGATCGAAGACGATGAGCAAGGTTCATCCGCCAAGGACCGCTTCGCCGGCATCTACGGCTTCATTGCACCGAGTGAGATTACCGCGAAAGGGCCGAACAAGTGGCAGTCATACGACGTCACCCTCGTTGGTCGGTTCGTGACCGTTGTCGCGAACGGCAAGCGCGTGATCTGCGATCAGGAGATTCCGGGAATCACCGGCGGCGCGATCGACAGCAACGAAGGCGCGCCCGGGCCGATCCTGCTCCAGGGCGACCACGGCCCGGTCGAGTTTCGCAACATCATACTCACGCCGGCGAAGTAG
- a CDS encoding dienelactone hydrolase family protein translates to MAHQTIEIRTEDGSCPTHLFTPGGSGRWPGILFFMDGLGVRQALFDIGERLAASGYYVVLPDLYYRSGFTDGPRLFQDAAIRAEWSKHVLPTVSIPTIMRDVPALLSHLDSQPSVRHGKIGVTGYCLGGRLSLATAGHFPDRVAAAASYHGGHLATDAPDSPHRLAPAMTARVYVAGAIEDPGFDDAQKQRLEDALTVAHVDHTVETYDARHGWVPSDTPVHDEAATERHWQTLLALFQQTLGSPTSPA, encoded by the coding sequence ATGGCACATCAGACAATCGAGATTCGCACCGAGGACGGCAGTTGTCCGACTCATCTCTTCACGCCCGGCGGAAGTGGTCGATGGCCGGGCATTCTCTTTTTCATGGATGGGCTTGGCGTGCGGCAAGCACTCTTCGACATCGGTGAACGGCTCGCTGCCTCGGGTTACTACGTTGTCCTTCCCGATCTCTACTATCGGAGCGGCTTCACCGATGGACCAAGACTGTTTCAGGATGCGGCGATCCGCGCCGAGTGGTCGAAGCACGTCTTGCCGACGGTGAGCATACCGACGATCATGCGAGACGTGCCCGCACTGCTGTCGCATCTCGACTCGCAGCCGAGCGTACGTCACGGGAAGATTGGCGTTACCGGCTATTGCCTTGGCGGTCGGCTCTCGCTGGCCACCGCCGGTCATTTTCCAGACCGGGTCGCGGCAGCCGCCTCCTATCATGGTGGTCACCTGGCGACCGACGCGCCCGATAGTCCGCATCGTCTCGCGCCCGCGATGACGGCGCGCGTGTACGTCGCAGGCGCTATCGAGGATCCTGGATTCGACGACGCGCAGAAGCAGCGACTCGAGGATGCGCTCACCGTTGCGCACGTCGATCACACGGTCGAGACCTACGATGCGCGACACGGCTGGGTACCCTCGGACACGCCGGTGCACGACGAAGCCGCCACCGAACGGCACTGGCAGACGTTGCTGGCGCTATTTCAGCAAACGCTCGGGAGCCCTACTTCGCCGGCGTGA
- a CDS encoding Ig-like domain-containing protein, which translates to MSPSIRTIAYRVVWLALSVVILACGGEHATLPSAPGKIAIRSGDAQRGSAGQRLHRPIVLVVHDALDAPVANVQVTWIAEDGGTIEPSESVTDANGLASAMWTLGDGPTHRGHAAAAGFLSAEFTASIDADTELPLDVIQLLDLTTYEGSGQTVHPDYVATGPEWTHAGKYVFITPYPNGNINYENPSIFEIDQPTQWLVPDGASNPIVAPTDGYYSDPDAVYVPERNEIWLYFRQVTDENIVRLTTTRDGVAWTSPVDVARAPNHELISPTVVRRSPNDWLMWSVNGNVGCTGVTTSVQLRRSPNGIDWSSPEPVALSQPGFTPWHIDVAWIESRAEYWALYNVKTAGSCATSAVYLATSNDGVTWTTYPSPVLTRGVIPELQDVVYRSSFAYDPSSDALTIWYSGARVDGKNYVWRSAVQRRLRTDLFATIMAPATASLPSVTVALPPLLNFP; encoded by the coding sequence ATGTCCCCATCGATACGCACAATCGCTTACCGCGTCGTTTGGCTTGCCTTGAGTGTCGTCATACTTGCATGCGGTGGCGAACACGCCACCCTGCCTAGCGCTCCCGGCAAGATCGCGATCCGCTCCGGCGACGCACAGCGTGGCTCCGCAGGCCAGCGCCTCCATCGTCCGATCGTACTCGTTGTTCACGACGCACTCGATGCACCGGTGGCGAACGTACAGGTCACCTGGATCGCCGAGGACGGGGGTACTATCGAGCCGTCGGAGAGTGTAACGGACGCGAACGGGCTCGCGTCGGCGATGTGGACGCTCGGCGACGGACCCACCCACCGTGGCCATGCAGCGGCAGCGGGTTTCTTGAGCGCGGAATTCACCGCGTCGATCGATGCCGACACCGAACTGCCGCTCGACGTCATACAACTGCTCGATCTGACAACCTACGAGGGCTCTGGCCAGACGGTGCATCCGGATTACGTCGCGACGGGGCCCGAGTGGACACATGCTGGTAAGTATGTGTTCATCACACCGTACCCAAATGGAAACATCAACTACGAGAATCCGTCGATTTTCGAGATCGATCAACCAACGCAGTGGTTGGTTCCGGACGGAGCGAGCAATCCGATCGTCGCGCCGACCGACGGCTATTATTCCGATCCCGACGCGGTGTACGTTCCCGAGCGGAATGAGATCTGGCTCTATTTTCGTCAGGTGACCGACGAGAACATCGTTCGCCTGACCACCACCCGCGACGGTGTGGCCTGGACGTCGCCCGTCGACGTAGCGCGTGCGCCGAATCACGAGCTGATCTCGCCAACGGTTGTCCGTCGCAGCCCGAACGACTGGCTGATGTGGTCGGTGAACGGCAATGTCGGTTGCACGGGAGTCACCACCAGCGTCCAGTTGCGCCGCTCGCCGAATGGCATCGACTGGTCGTCGCCGGAGCCGGTCGCGCTCTCACAACCGGGATTCACACCCTGGCACATCGATGTCGCGTGGATCGAGAGTCGCGCGGAATACTGGGCGCTCTATAACGTGAAGACCGCGGGCTCGTGCGCGACCAGCGCGGTATATCTCGCGACGAGCAACGATGGCGTAACCTGGACGACCTATCCATCGCCTGTGCTCACTCGAGGCGTGATCCCCGAACTGCAAGACGTCGTCTATCGGTCGAGCTTTGCCTACGATCCGTCATCCGACGCGCTCACGATCTGGTACTCGGGCGCGCGCGTCGATGGGAAGAACTATGTTTGGCGCTCCGCGGTCCAGCGCAGGCTCCGCACCGACCTCTTCGCGACGATCATGGCGCCGGCAACAGCCTCGCTTCCCTCAGTGACCGTGGCGCTCCCGCCTTTGTTGAACTTCCCGTAA
- a CDS encoding DUF5916 domain-containing protein, with amino-acid sequence MPYSHTRTLLAWLCLAPLPAIAQTGAGSARPSGATNYGHTIAVPSAVAVRREGRVTLDGTLDEPAWRAATPITEFTQLDPDEGRPASQRTEVRFLFDDDALYVGAKMYDTMGPAGIITRLVRRDASFDSDYFQLVIDAYHDHLSRAFFEVDPSGSQADRIGIGNSCCDNSWDPIWEAATRIDPDGWTAEIRIPYSQLRFSRAVAQTWGLEVRRFIKRREEEDDWSFWHKNEAGGPPRFGHLEGLRIQSSSSHLELLPYASAKSSSLAANAGTPFDTHGRPTMRGGLDLRDNVTSNLTLNATINPDFGQVEVDPAVLNLSAFETFFPEKRPFFVENSQVFDFGLFNCNFCSNVEGMQGFYSRRVGRAPSGADLATDNYRYADIPDATTILGAGKLTGRTSSGYTVGLLEALTGQADARVALPNGNLGSQEVEPLANYFVGRLKRDLLHGNLVVGGMLSGVTRNIDTTFAPRLARNAEMYGNDVVYRWADNKYSLMANAAVTNVSGDRREIELRQQSSARYFQRPDRGPGWGGFFSSRYDTMATSLRGVGAYARIAKETGDWTWETAVNTRTPGFETNDYSFQRSADYIWGVANLTRFWSKQTRWYQTMVGILGTQTQENYEGDRTGQQFHQFLSITTRQFWNVSEFLIVRPSVMDDRQLRGGPVVRQPSSTYGVIDISTDSRHMVTGTLDLERYADQQGGHAATLALTAGIRPAPNVSFSFGPSWNPQRLPAQYVTAVADPTAVSFYGTRYVVSSISQQSLSFDTRLSWTFTPRMTLELYMQPFFAAGHYYDFKEYSAPRTATLRVYGRDVGTIAQSMGTDGVVSQYTIDPDGAGPAPPFTIDNPDVNDRSLRGNAVFRWEYRPGSVLYVAWTHSRAAGASLGDLQLHRDTDAILASRPDNIFLIKASWWLPI; translated from the coding sequence ATGCCTTACTCGCACACGCGCACGTTGCTCGCCTGGCTCTGCCTGGCGCCGCTCCCCGCGATCGCACAGACGGGCGCTGGTTCGGCGCGCCCATCCGGCGCGACGAACTACGGCCACACGATTGCCGTTCCCTCCGCCGTCGCCGTGAGGCGCGAGGGTCGCGTTACTCTCGACGGGACGCTCGACGAGCCCGCATGGCGAGCGGCCACGCCCATCACCGAGTTCACGCAGCTGGACCCTGACGAGGGACGGCCGGCGTCACAGCGAACCGAGGTGCGTTTTCTCTTCGACGACGATGCGCTCTACGTCGGGGCGAAAATGTACGACACCATGGGTCCGGCCGGTATTATCACGCGGCTCGTGCGACGCGACGCCAGCTTCGATTCGGATTATTTCCAGCTCGTCATCGACGCGTATCACGATCACCTGAGCCGCGCCTTCTTCGAGGTAGATCCGTCGGGCTCCCAGGCGGATCGCATTGGCATCGGCAATTCGTGCTGCGATAACTCGTGGGACCCAATCTGGGAAGCGGCCACCCGTATCGATCCCGATGGTTGGACCGCCGAGATTCGCATACCCTATAGCCAGCTCCGTTTCTCACGCGCCGTCGCCCAGACGTGGGGCTTGGAAGTTCGCCGCTTCATCAAGCGCCGCGAGGAAGAGGACGACTGGTCGTTCTGGCACAAGAACGAGGCGGGTGGTCCGCCGCGCTTTGGCCATCTCGAGGGATTGCGGATACAAAGTTCCTCATCGCACCTCGAGCTCCTGCCGTACGCGAGCGCCAAGTCGTCATCGCTCGCCGCTAATGCCGGGACGCCGTTCGACACCCATGGCCGTCCAACGATGCGGGGCGGTCTCGATCTCCGCGACAATGTGACGTCGAACCTCACGCTGAACGCGACGATCAATCCCGACTTCGGCCAGGTCGAGGTCGATCCCGCCGTGCTCAATCTCTCGGCGTTCGAGACGTTCTTTCCGGAGAAGCGCCCGTTCTTCGTCGAGAACTCGCAGGTGTTCGACTTCGGTCTCTTCAATTGCAACTTCTGCAGCAACGTAGAGGGTATGCAGGGCTTCTACTCGCGACGCGTGGGGAGAGCGCCGTCGGGAGCAGACCTGGCCACGGACAACTATCGGTACGCCGACATTCCCGACGCGACGACGATCCTCGGCGCGGGCAAGCTGACCGGAAGGACGTCGAGCGGGTACACCGTCGGCCTGCTCGAGGCGCTTACCGGGCAAGCGGATGCCCGTGTCGCGCTGCCTAACGGCAATCTCGGTTCTCAGGAAGTCGAGCCGCTCGCGAACTATTTCGTCGGCCGGTTGAAGCGCGACCTCCTCCACGGCAATCTTGTCGTCGGCGGCATGCTTTCGGGTGTCACGCGGAACATCGACACGACCTTTGCCCCACGTCTCGCCCGCAATGCGGAGATGTACGGCAACGACGTCGTCTATCGCTGGGCAGACAATAAGTACTCGCTCATGGCAAATGCCGCGGTCACGAACGTGTCCGGCGACCGGCGCGAGATTGAGCTCCGCCAGCAGTCGAGCGCGCGCTACTTTCAACGCCCGGATCGCGGCCCTGGGTGGGGCGGATTCTTCTCCAGCCGCTACGATACGATGGCGACGAGCCTGCGCGGCGTCGGCGCGTACGCCCGCATCGCGAAGGAGACAGGCGATTGGACGTGGGAGACGGCAGTCAATACCCGCACACCCGGTTTCGAGACCAACGATTACTCCTTCCAGCGATCGGCTGACTACATCTGGGGCGTTGCGAATCTCACTCGCTTCTGGTCGAAGCAGACCAGGTGGTATCAGACGATGGTCGGCATTCTCGGCACGCAGACACAGGAGAATTACGAAGGCGACCGCACGGGGCAGCAATTTCACCAGTTCTTGAGCATCACGACGCGGCAATTCTGGAACGTCAGCGAATTCCTGATCGTTAGGCCGAGTGTCATGGATGACCGACAACTCCGCGGCGGGCCAGTGGTCCGACAGCCGAGCAGTACGTATGGCGTCATCGACATCTCGACCGACTCGCGACACATGGTCACAGGCACTCTGGATCTCGAGCGCTACGCCGATCAGCAGGGCGGCCACGCGGCGACGCTCGCACTCACCGCCGGCATCCGACCGGCGCCGAACGTGAGCTTCTCGTTCGGCCCATCGTGGAATCCGCAGCGCCTCCCCGCGCAATACGTCACCGCCGTTGCCGACCCGACCGCGGTCAGCTTCTATGGAACCCGGTATGTCGTGTCGTCAATCAGCCAGCAGAGCTTGAGCTTCGATACGCGTCTGAGCTGGACGTTCACGCCGCGCATGACGCTCGAGCTGTACATGCAACCATTCTTCGCCGCCGGGCACTACTACGATTTCAAGGAATACTCCGCACCGCGGACCGCGACGTTGCGTGTCTATGGACGCGACGTCGGTACCATCGCACAGAGCATGGGAACGGACGGAGTGGTGTCGCAATACACCATCGATCCGGATGGTGCGGGCCCCGCGCCGCCGTTCACCATCGACAATCCGGATGTCAACGATCGGTCGCTCCGGGGCAACGCCGTGTTCCGTTGGGAGTATCGTCCCGGCTCCGTGTTGTACGTTGCGTGGACACATTCACGCGCCGCCGGTGCGTCGCTTGGCGACCTCCAGCTTCACCGGGATACCGACGCGATTCTCGCATCGCGCCCTGATAATATTTTCCTCATCAAGGCGAGCTGGTGGCTCCCGATCTGA
- a CDS encoding cupin domain-containing protein, producing MATESSPDWRMHGVRIVHGDELDPNTPQTPGMTRAAAITHARTGASKIWAGTVTIKPNAKTGAHHHGALESVIYVVRGRARMRWGDRLEYVAEAGPGDFIYVPPYVPHQEINAAADEPLECVLVRSDQTAVVVNLDIPAVESPEMVHWVDPIHPEPR from the coding sequence ATGGCCACTGAATCGAGTCCGGATTGGCGCATGCATGGCGTGCGCATCGTGCATGGCGACGAGCTGGATCCGAACACGCCGCAAACGCCTGGTATGACGCGCGCGGCAGCCATCACCCACGCGCGAACCGGGGCGTCGAAGATCTGGGCCGGCACCGTCACGATCAAACCTAACGCGAAGACTGGAGCGCATCACCACGGCGCACTCGAGAGCGTGATCTACGTCGTACGCGGGCGGGCGCGCATGCGCTGGGGCGATCGACTCGAGTACGTCGCCGAGGCGGGGCCGGGTGACTTCATTTACGTGCCTCCCTACGTGCCGCATCAGGAGATCAATGCGGCCGCTGACGAGCCGCTCGAGTGCGTACTCGTGCGCAGCGATCAAACGGCCGTTGTCGTCAACCTGGACATCCCGGCGGTGGAATCGCCGGAGATGGTGCATTGGGTGGACCCGATTCATCCGGAACCGCGTTAG
- a CDS encoding pyridoxal-dependent decarboxylase: MADTDLYAAALDSAVTHAKAYLKSLDTAPVSAMASLQELRARFAKPLTDAGVPAVRVIDDLAKDVEGGLIGSTGGRFFAWVMGGSVPAALAADWLTSTWDQNAGIYACSPAAGVVEEVAGSYLKELLGLPARASFAFVTGTQMAHVICLAAARHGLLARRGWSVEERGLTGAPRLRVIVGAERHGTVDRAVRLLGIGSDNIQALPLDDRNGTDAGALRAALDEAREQPTIVVLQAGELNTGSFDRFSDLIPVARARGAWVHIDGAFGLWAAASPKHRHLMKDAALADSWSTDGHKWLNVPYDSGYAFVADAEAHHASMTHRSSYMMHEGDARDEVDWNPEWSRRARGLATYAAIRQLGCEGIADLIDLSCQHATALVRRIGALRGAEALWEPLINQGLVRFLDERPGASEADHDARTDRVVEEILAVGDAFFGGVTWRGKRCMRVSVSSWQTTGQDVDRAVDAVARAIEVAAPHHTVLGAL; this comes from the coding sequence ATGGCCGATACCGATCTCTATGCCGCGGCGCTCGACAGCGCCGTGACGCACGCGAAGGCGTACCTGAAAAGCCTCGACACTGCGCCCGTGTCGGCAATGGCATCGCTCCAGGAACTGCGTGCGCGATTTGCCAAACCACTCACCGACGCTGGCGTGCCTGCCGTGCGCGTGATTGACGATCTGGCGAAGGACGTCGAGGGTGGGCTGATCGGCAGTACCGGCGGGCGATTCTTCGCGTGGGTTATGGGTGGTTCTGTCCCAGCCGCGCTCGCGGCAGACTGGCTCACGTCCACCTGGGATCAGAACGCCGGCATCTATGCGTGCAGCCCCGCCGCGGGGGTCGTCGAGGAGGTGGCGGGAAGTTATCTTAAGGAGCTGCTCGGCCTCCCCGCTCGGGCGAGCTTCGCGTTCGTCACCGGCACGCAGATGGCGCATGTGATCTGTCTGGCCGCAGCGCGCCACGGTCTGCTCGCGCGTCGCGGATGGAGCGTCGAAGAGCGGGGCCTAACGGGTGCGCCGCGTCTTCGCGTCATCGTTGGCGCCGAGCGGCACGGCACCGTCGATCGAGCAGTGCGATTGCTCGGTATCGGCAGCGACAACATTCAGGCACTACCGCTCGACGATCGCAATGGCACGGACGCCGGCGCGCTTCGAGCAGCTCTCGACGAGGCCCGCGAACAACCGACGATCGTCGTGCTCCAGGCCGGCGAGCTCAATACGGGCTCCTTCGATCGGTTCAGCGACTTGATACCGGTCGCTCGCGCGCGAGGTGCGTGGGTCCATATCGATGGTGCGTTCGGTCTCTGGGCTGCGGCGAGCCCGAAGCATCGACATTTGATGAAGGACGCCGCGCTCGCCGATTCCTGGTCTACCGATGGCCACAAATGGCTGAACGTCCCCTATGACAGCGGCTATGCGTTCGTGGCGGATGCGGAGGCGCACCACGCGTCGATGACCCATCGCTCCAGTTATATGATGCACGAGGGCGACGCACGCGACGAAGTCGACTGGAATCCCGAGTGGTCGCGACGCGCGCGCGGACTCGCCACGTACGCGGCGATCCGCCAGCTCGGGTGCGAGGGGATTGCCGACCTGATCGACCTCTCTTGTCAGCACGCCACCGCTCTCGTACGGCGCATCGGCGCGCTCCGTGGCGCCGAGGCCCTGTGGGAGCCGCTGATCAATCAGGGTCTAGTACGATTCCTGGACGAGCGGCCAGGGGCTAGCGAAGCGGATCATGATGCGCGGACGGATCGCGTCGTCGAGGAGATCCTCGCCGTCGGCGACGCATTTTTCGGCGGGGTGACGTGGCGTGGCAAACGCTGCATGCGCGTCTCCGTCTCGAGCTGGCAGACGACCGGGCAGGACGTCGACCGTGCCGTCGATGCGGTAGCGCGCGCTATCGAAGTCGCCGCACCGCACCACACAGTGCTCGGCGCGCTCTAA
- a CDS encoding response regulator transcription factor, translating to MIRILIVDDHPIVRAGLRRIAEDDRGIMVTAEAPSGDAALLALRLYVADVVLLDVSMPGAPFTETLRRLREEHPSVRVLVLSAHPEDQWAVRALRGGASGYLTKDHSPEQLLDAIRRVHRGGRYVSPTLAERLAAQLGQDFVGAPHEQLSDREFDVLRGLGTGRTVKEVAEALGLSPKTVSTYRTRLMEKLRFATNADLVRYCAEHGLIEYPDPRLTS from the coding sequence ATGATTCGCATTCTGATCGTCGACGATCATCCGATTGTGCGCGCGGGGTTACGTCGCATCGCGGAAGACGATCGCGGCATCATGGTCACGGCCGAGGCGCCAAGTGGCGACGCGGCGCTTCTTGCCTTGCGACTGTATGTCGCCGACGTCGTACTCCTCGACGTCTCGATGCCGGGCGCGCCGTTCACCGAGACGTTGCGGCGCCTGCGCGAGGAACATCCGAGCGTGCGCGTGCTCGTCCTCAGCGCGCACCCCGAGGATCAGTGGGCCGTGCGCGCGTTGCGTGGGGGTGCCTCGGGCTACCTAACGAAGGACCACTCTCCCGAGCAATTGCTCGACGCCATCCGTCGGGTGCATCGCGGCGGCCGGTATGTGAGCCCAACGCTGGCTGAGCGTCTCGCGGCACAGCTCGGGCAGGACTTCGTCGGTGCGCCGCACGAGCAGCTCTCCGATCGGGAGTTCGATGTGCTGCGGGGGCTCGGAACCGGTCGGACCGTCAAAGAGGTCGCGGAAGCGTTGGGATTGTCCCCAAAGACCGTGAGCACCTACCGCACACGTCTCATGGAGAAGTTGCGCTTCGCGACGAACGCTGACCTCGTTCGATATTGCGCCGAACACGGCCTCATCGAGTATCCGGATCCGCGCCTAACAAGTTAG
- a CDS encoding histidine kinase produces the protein MSLSPDNLRELFFAQSIDGFFIMMLDEPIEWNDTADKDALLEHVFRHQRMTIANEAYARQYRVALPELIGKTPAEFFAHDIEAGKAGWRAMFDAGHLHTETDERRMDGTPVRIEGHYLCVYDEQARITGHIGIQRDITDRHLAAAEVAQSREELRALAARLESVRESERTRIARELHDELGQALTGLKLDLAWMERRLNRHSQSEVVDRCASILGRLDDVMIAVRRIITELRPSVLDQLGLADAIEWQAQDFASRTGLALDLDIQCVSPSPSGAISSAVFRMLQEALTNVAKHARASRVCVRLHIEGSVLSLDVTDDGRGITPDEMRGSHSLGLLGLRERAIALGGSVNVSSEATSGTIVALRLPLPEGSPSADAIAP, from the coding sequence GTGTCTCTTTCTCCCGACAATCTGCGCGAGCTCTTCTTCGCGCAATCGATCGATGGCTTCTTCATCATGATGCTGGATGAGCCTATCGAGTGGAACGACACAGCCGACAAGGATGCGCTGCTGGAGCACGTGTTTCGACATCAGCGCATGACCATCGCCAACGAAGCGTATGCACGGCAATATCGAGTTGCTCTCCCCGAGCTCATCGGAAAAACACCCGCGGAGTTCTTCGCGCACGACATCGAAGCCGGTAAGGCCGGCTGGCGTGCGATGTTCGACGCGGGGCATCTGCACACCGAAACGGACGAGCGGCGCATGGACGGCACGCCGGTGCGGATCGAAGGTCATTATCTCTGTGTCTACGATGAGCAAGCTCGAATCACCGGACATATCGGCATTCAGCGCGACATCACCGATCGCCACCTCGCGGCAGCAGAGGTTGCACAGTCGCGGGAGGAGCTCCGGGCTCTGGCAGCGCGGCTCGAGTCGGTGCGCGAGAGCGAGCGGACGCGCATCGCCCGAGAGCTTCACGACGAGCTTGGACAGGCGCTCACGGGACTCAAGCTCGATCTCGCATGGATGGAGCGACGCCTCAATCGACACTCGCAATCGGAGGTGGTGGATCGGTGCGCGAGTATTCTCGGTCGCCTGGATGATGTCATGATTGCCGTTCGCCGAATCATCACAGAACTCCGTCCGAGCGTGCTCGATCAGCTCGGCCTTGCCGACGCGATCGAGTGGCAGGCGCAAGACTTCGCGTCGCGAACGGGGCTGGCGTTGGACCTCGATATCCAGTGCGTGAGCCCTTCGCCTTCGGGCGCGATCTCCTCGGCGGTGTTCCGCATGCTTCAGGAAGCACTCACCAACGTCGCGAAGCACGCCAGGGCGTCTCGCGTCTGCGTGAGGCTCCACATCGAAGGGAGCGTGTTATCCCTCGACGTGACCGATGATGGACGTGGTATCACCCCGGACGAGATGCGCGGCTCGCATTCGCTCGGGCTGCTCGGCCTGCGCGAACGCGCCATCGCGTTAGGCGGATCGGTCAATGTATCCAGTGAAGCGACGTCGGGGACGATAGTCGCGCTGCGACTGCCGCTCCCGGAAGGATCGCCGAGCGCCGACGCGATCGCGCCATGA
- a CDS encoding alpha/beta hydrolase, translating into MAMVPLKIERDDERPETLIVDGRLIAYRDVGSGPTIILAHCSGASHDVWSPFVDTFRSRFRILVPDLLGYGHSDPWPINARLHPWSDLSALVALAERSSEPVHLVGHSYGGTLVLEAARVLGPRVKSLTLIEPVAFHLLRLTGRMKEWQELTDVGREMVEALRLRRERGAAGVYMKYWVGRLRWWSMSPKARRRVLLTVGKVAAEFEAVSGLSTTEGDYRSIHAPTRLIAGERTRKPARAIVDELLNILPSSDLQLVPRAGHMSPLTHPEAVSSLIAQHIEHVEARAGRMKPTTWQAESRPKRRSIA; encoded by the coding sequence ATGGCGATGGTTCCTCTCAAGATCGAGCGCGACGACGAGCGTCCGGAGACGCTGATCGTCGATGGGCGACTCATCGCATATCGAGACGTCGGCAGTGGCCCTACGATCATTCTTGCCCATTGCTCCGGCGCTTCGCATGACGTCTGGTCGCCGTTCGTCGACACATTTCGCAGCCGCTTTCGTATACTCGTGCCGGACTTGCTCGGTTACGGGCATTCGGATCCCTGGCCTATCAACGCCCGGTTACACCCGTGGTCCGACCTGAGCGCCCTGGTGGCACTCGCGGAACGCAGCAGTGAGCCGGTCCATCTTGTTGGACACTCGTACGGCGGCACCCTCGTCCTCGAGGCCGCGCGGGTTCTGGGTCCGCGTGTGAAAAGCCTAACGCTCATCGAGCCCGTCGCGTTCCACCTGTTGCGACTCACGGGCCGGATGAAGGAGTGGCAAGAGCTCACCGACGTCGGACGCGAGATGGTGGAAGCGCTGCGGCTGCGGCGTGAGCGCGGCGCTGCCGGCGTGTACATGAAGTACTGGGTGGGACGACTCCGTTGGTGGTCGATGAGTCCCAAAGCCCGGCGCCGCGTTCTCCTGACGGTCGGTAAAGTGGCCGCCGAGTTCGAAGCCGTGTCCGGTTTGTCGACAACCGAAGGCGATTATCGAAGTATCCATGCGCCGACGCGACTCATCGCCGGCGAGCGCACCCGCAAGCCCGCCCGCGCCATCGTCGACGAGCTGCTCAACATTTTGCCGAGCTCCGATCTCCAGCTGGTGCCGCGCGCTGGACATATGAGTCCTCTCACACATCCGGAAGCCGTCTCGAGTCTCATCGCGCAGCATATCGAGCACGTCGAAGCCCGAGCGGGCCGAATGAAGCCGACGACGTGGCAAGCCGAATCTCGTCCCAAGCGCCGGTCGATCGCGTGA